CGCCACGAGGAGACTCCGCGTTCGACCTCGCCGACGATGGTCGCCGCGCGGCGCTTGGCGAGTCCGAAATAGCGCGCGGTGTCCATCAGCGCCTCGAGTGACGCCGCGGGGCCGGCCTCTTCGCTGATCCACGTCTTGAGCTCGCGGACGCGATCTGGAAACGGATTGATGTCGAACGCGGGGGACAATCGCCACAGGTCTGCGTCGACGTGGAGAAATCCATGGTTGTGGAGATGGTCATCCACGTTGTTGATGAGGATCGAGAAGGCGATGCGTCGCCAGAGCTCTTCGAGATCCGCGGTGGCATCGGCACTCTTTTGGCGAATGACGTCGGCAATCTCTGTGTAGGAGTGTTCTCCGGTGTCTCCGGCCGGGAGTGCCATGAGCGTGGCGGACGACACGAAGAGCAGCCGTTGCACGTTGCCGGTTCGTGAATCGCGTACGCGGTCGAACCGTCGGATCACGGCCACCGGCACGCCGTCGCTGTCTTCGAGGCGTGCGTTGGCGGCGTGAATGTTGGCGGCGCGTGCGAGGTGCAAGGCGAGGACTTCCGCCTTGGTATACGCGCGCTCGTCGGCGATGCTCGGAAACTTGCCGAGGCAGAGTCCCCACTCGTCGTCGACGATCGTACACTTCGGCCGCATGCCCCCGAGTGACGTCCCGCGACCGCGCAGATAGTCGAGGTCCGCCATGGTCTCCGTGTTCTGCTCGACGGCGCGCGTGGCGCGGAACAGGTCTCCAAGTTCGAGGAGCGGTGGCGTGGTGCGCGACCCGGCTGCGTGCGCTCGCTGACAAACTCCGTGTTCGTCCAGGAAACGGAGTGCGCCAACGCGCGCCTCGTCATCGACGGCCAGCAGGAAGTCGAGTGCCGTGAGCAGGGGGTCGACACTCTCGCCGCGAGCCTTGGCTTCCTGTCGCTGCTTGGCGTGATGCCGGAGAATCACGCGTCGCGCCCAGCCGTCTGGCTCCGTATCCGCGATCGCACCGTGGAACCGCGACCCCGTGGCGCTTGCGGCATGAGGGGGAAACTGCGGGCCGGCGACGAGTGGAAGCGTTGGATCGATCGGATAGCGCCGTTCGCTCGACAGCCAGCTCTGGTCGTACACGAAGGCCGCGTGTTCCCGGCGACCATCCTGTGTGAATCGGAGATGCCCGGCCAGGACGTCTCCCACGAGGACCTCAAGGGTGCGTTGAATCGCCATGACGAGAGAGCTGGCCTCTGTGGTGAGACGGGCGCGCTACTTCGCCTGAGGGGTGCGCTTGGTGCGGACGCTGCTCGGCAGCTCGGCGATGTGCAGCGTGCTCCCGGTCTCATCGGCTTGGGGATCGGCCGCTTTCTCGAGCGCACCGGCATCGAGGCCCAGCACGAACATGGCCATCACATACGTGCCGATGGCGACGGTCGGGTCACCTTTCTCAACCCGCCCATAGGTCTGCCGGGTGACGCCGGTTCGCTCCGCCATGGATGCGAGCGTCAGCTTGCGCCGTCGGCGAGCAATGTTGAGCCCGTTGCCGAGGGTGATCAAGGAGCGACGGAGCCGATTGGGGAGCACATCGTCAGAGGCCATTATGTATGATAAATAGCACCTAAGACAAGATCAAGGGTGATATATCATACACGTATCTAGCATACGTGAGCTTCGCGAGTTCGCGCTGCACGGCTCCCGATCCCGACCCCGCGAGATGGTGGAGCACGCCGTCTCCGGCAGTTCCTCGCGACACGAGCCACCGCTTGAATGACTTCGGGCTTTCTCCGGAGCGCGCTCCGCTCAGCAGATTGTCGACGCTGATGTCCTCGTCCAGATCGGGCCAGTGCACCCCTTCGCCACGACCGATGAGACGCCAATTTGCGCGCTCGGCCGCTGTGCCGTAGCCAAGCCGCGGGTACCACGTGAGGGGCACCGATATGCTGCGACCATCCGCCAGATCCACGGTCAACGCATCGACCGTGACCTGTACCGCTACGGCATACGCGGGCCAGTGGTTCATCGGCGAAGTCGTCATCCCAGCTCCTCTGCAAGTCGATCGCGTGTTCCTGCACCATCATGACGATACGCGCCAAATCACCACGCGGAAAGCCGCCGCGATCGCGCTGCTGTCAGACCCCTCTCCGACCTTGTCTCCACGGCCAATGACGATGCCGTGATGACAATCAACGGAGAGTCTGATGCAACGTGTTGCGTATGCAGTGCTGATGATGGTTGTGATGACCGCGTGCGGCGGTGGGGGAACGGATGGGCCGGTCGCGCCGCCTGCACCGGTATTGTCCACGGTCTCGGTGTCGATTTCCCCGAGCACGATTCAGTTGGGACAGAGCGCGAGTGCGACGGCTGAACTGCGTACGTCAGCGGGCGCGGTACTCACCGATCGCGCGGTGTCGTGGAGCTCGGCGACGCCGTCGGTGGCCTCAGTGGACGCGAACGGTGTGATCACGAGTGTGGCGGTGGGGACGTCCACCATATCGGCCACGAGTGAGGGCAAGACGGGTGCGGCGACGATCACCGTGATTTCGATTCCTGTGGCGTCGGTGAGCATGACGGGAGTGACCACGCTCACGCCGGGTTCGGCGTCGGGCTTCACGGCGCTGTTGCGCGACGCGGCGGGTGCGACGCTCACCAATCGCGCGGTGAGCTGGAGCAGCAGCGACGTGAGCGTGGCACAGGTGTCCCAGGCGGGAAATGTGCTGGCGATTGCGCCGGGTACCACGACCATCTCGGCCACGAGCGAAGGGCGTACGGGCAGTGTGGTGGTGACGGTGCGGTACAACATCTCGACGGTGACCTT
The Gemmatimonas sp. genome window above contains:
- a CDS encoding helix-turn-helix transcriptional regulator codes for the protein MASDDVLPNRLRRSLITLGNGLNIARRRRKLTLASMAERTGVTRQTYGRVEKGDPTVAIGTYVMAMFVLGLDAGALEKAADPQADETGSTLHIAELPSSVRTKRTPQAK
- a CDS encoding DUF2442 domain-containing protein, whose protein sequence is MTTSPMNHWPAYAVAVQVTVDALTVDLADGRSISVPLTWYPRLGYGTAAERANWRLIGRGEGVHWPDLDEDISVDNLLSGARSGESPKSFKRWLVSRGTAGDGVLHHLAGSGSGAVQRELAKLTYARYVYDISPLILS
- a CDS encoding type II toxin-antitoxin system HipA family toxin, whose translation is MQRTLEVLVGDVLAGHLRFTQDGRREHAAFVYDQSWLSSERRYPIDPTLPLVAGPQFPPHAASATGSRFHGAIADTEPDGWARRVILRHHAKQRQEAKARGESVDPLLTALDFLLAVDDEARVGALRFLDEHGVCQRAHAAGSRTTPPLLELGDLFRATRAVEQNTETMADLDYLRGRGTSLGGMRPKCTIVDDEWGLCLGKFPSIADERAYTKAEVLALHLARAANIHAANARLEDSDGVPVAVIRRFDRVRDSRTGNVQRLLFVSSATLMALPAGDTGEHSYTEIADVIRQKSADATADLEELWRRIAFSILINNVDDHLHNHGFLHVDADLWRLSPAFDINPFPDRVRELKTWISEEAGPAASLEALMDTARYFGLAKRRAATIVGEVERGVSSWRAVAKALGFTKDEVESFADAFEHDERAVARRLML